One Leclercia pneumoniae genomic region harbors:
- a CDS encoding ABC transporter permease produces MLRLSPINQARWARFRHNRRGYWSLWIFAVIFILSLFSELVANDKPLLVHFNDRWYLPAINNYSESDFGGPFATPADYQDPWLRAQLDNHGWALWAPVRFGATSINFATTRPFPSPPSSQNWLGTDANGGDVLARILYGTRISILFGLLLTLFSSVLGILAGALQGYYGGKIDLWGQRFIEVWSGMPTLFLIILLSSVVQPNFWWLLAITVLFGWMALVGVVRAEFLRTRNFDYIRAAQALGVGDRGIIFRHILPNAMVATLTFLPFIMCSSITTLTSLDFLGFGLPLGSPSLGELLLQGKNNLQAPWLGITAFISVALLLSLLIFIGEAVRDAFDPNKAV; encoded by the coding sequence ATGCTACGCCTAAGCCCCATAAACCAGGCCCGCTGGGCCCGTTTTCGCCACAACCGCCGCGGCTACTGGTCGCTGTGGATCTTTGCGGTGATTTTTATTCTGAGCCTGTTCTCTGAACTGGTGGCTAACGACAAGCCGCTGCTGGTCCATTTTAACGACCGCTGGTATCTGCCAGCGATAAATAACTACAGTGAGAGCGACTTCGGCGGCCCGTTCGCCACCCCGGCAGATTATCAGGATCCGTGGCTACGCGCGCAGCTCGATAACCACGGCTGGGCGCTGTGGGCGCCGGTTCGTTTTGGCGCCACCAGCATTAACTTTGCCACTACCCGTCCCTTTCCTTCTCCCCCCTCCAGTCAGAACTGGTTAGGCACCGATGCCAACGGCGGCGACGTACTGGCTCGCATTCTCTATGGCACCCGCATCTCGATTCTGTTCGGCCTGCTATTGACCCTTTTCTCTAGCGTTCTGGGGATACTGGCGGGCGCCCTTCAGGGCTATTACGGCGGCAAAATCGACCTCTGGGGACAGCGTTTTATTGAGGTGTGGTCGGGCATGCCGACCCTGTTTCTGATCATTCTGCTCTCAAGCGTAGTGCAGCCGAATTTCTGGTGGTTACTCGCCATCACCGTGCTGTTCGGCTGGATGGCGCTGGTCGGCGTAGTACGGGCTGAGTTTTTGCGTACCCGTAATTTTGATTATATCCGTGCCGCGCAGGCGCTGGGCGTGGGCGATCGGGGAATTATTTTCCGCCACATTCTGCCCAATGCGATGGTGGCTACCCTCACCTTCCTGCCGTTTATTATGTGCAGCTCCATCACTACCCTGACCTCTCTCGATTTTCTCGGTTTCGGCCTGCCGCTGGGATCGCCATCGCTGGGGGAACTGCTATTGCAGGGCAAAAATAACCTACAGGCGCCATGGCTTGGGATCACCGCGTTTATCTCGGTGGCATTGCTGCTGTCGTTACTGATCTTTATTGGCGAAGCGGTACGCGATGCCTTCGACCCCAACAAGGCGGTGTAA
- a CDS encoding YejG family protein, translating to MDTLQLSIVHRLPQSYRWSAGFAGSKVEPIPQSGTNCDNCLVALKLLSPQDENAWPVMEKLSQALTDIELDSSVLECEGEPCLFVKSQDEFAATCRLKNFGVAIAEPVSGQNPF from the coding sequence GTGGATACATTACAGCTCTCCATCGTCCATCGCTTGCCGCAGAGCTATCGCTGGTCGGCGGGTTTCGCAGGTTCGAAAGTTGAACCGATTCCGCAAAGCGGGACGAACTGCGATAACTGCCTGGTGGCGCTTAAATTGCTCAGTCCGCAAGACGAAAACGCGTGGCCGGTAATGGAAAAGCTCAGCCAGGCGCTGACGGATATTGAACTCGACAGCTCCGTGCTGGAGTGCGAGGGCGAACCCTGCCTGTTCGTGAAAAGTCAGGACGAATTTGCCGCCACCTGCCGCCTGAAAAATTTCGGCGTAGCCATTGCTGAGCCGGTGTCTGGCCAGAATCCTTTCTGA
- a CDS encoding microcin C ABC transporter permease YejB produces MGAYLIRRLLLVIPTLWAIITINFFIVQIAPGGPVDQAIAAIEMGSSNSLPGGGGEGMRASHARTGVGNISESHYRGGRGLDPEVIAEITQRYGFDKPLHERYFKMLWDYARFDFGNSLFRSASVLQLIKESLPVSITLGLWGTLIIYLVSIPLGIRKAVYNGSRFDTWSSTFIIIGYAIPAFLFAVVLIVLFAGGSYYDLFPLRGLVSADFDSLPWYQKVTDYLWHITLPVLATVIGGFAALTMLTKNSFLDEIRKQYVVTARAKGVSERKILWRHIFRNAMLLVIAGFPATFISMFFTGSLLIEVMFSLNGLGLLGYEATLSRDYPVMFGTLYIFTLIGLLLNIISDISYTLVDPRIDFEGR; encoded by the coding sequence ATGGGCGCTTATCTGATTCGTCGCTTATTACTGGTGATCCCCACCCTGTGGGCCATCATCACCATCAACTTTTTTATCGTGCAGATTGCCCCCGGTGGTCCGGTGGATCAGGCCATAGCCGCTATCGAAATGGGTAGCAGCAACAGCCTGCCGGGAGGGGGTGGCGAAGGGATGCGCGCCAGCCATGCCCGTACCGGCGTGGGTAATATCAGTGAAAGCCACTATCGCGGCGGACGCGGTCTAGATCCGGAGGTGATCGCCGAGATCACTCAGCGCTACGGTTTCGATAAACCGCTGCATGAACGCTATTTCAAAATGTTGTGGGATTACGCGCGCTTCGATTTTGGTAATAGCCTGTTCCGCAGCGCCTCGGTATTGCAACTGATTAAGGAGAGTCTGCCCGTCTCCATCACCCTGGGGCTATGGGGTACCTTGATTATCTACCTGGTCTCTATCCCGCTGGGTATTCGCAAGGCGGTCTATAACGGCAGCCGTTTCGATACCTGGAGCAGTACCTTTATCATTATCGGCTATGCTATTCCGGCCTTCCTTTTCGCCGTAGTGTTGATCGTCCTCTTTGCCGGAGGCAGCTATTACGACCTTTTCCCGCTGCGCGGGCTGGTCTCGGCGGATTTTGACTCTCTGCCCTGGTACCAGAAAGTGACGGATTACCTCTGGCATATCACCTTGCCGGTGCTGGCCACGGTCATTGGCGGCTTCGCCGCGCTCACCATGCTGACCAAAAACTCGTTTCTTGATGAGATCCGCAAACAGTATGTGGTCACCGCCCGGGCGAAAGGGGTGAGCGAGCGCAAAATTCTGTGGCGGCATATATTCCGCAACGCCATGTTGCTGGTCATCGCGGGCTTTCCGGCCACCTTTATCAGCATGTTCTTCACCGGCTCGCTGCTCATAGAGGTGATGTTCTCCCTGAACGGCCTCGGCCTGCTGGGCTACGAAGCGACGCTCTCCCGTGACTACCCGGTGATGTTCGGCACGCTCTATATCTTCACCCTGATTGGCCTGCTGCTGAATATCATCAGTGATATCAGCTATACGCTGGTCGACCCACGCATCGATTTTGAGGGCCGCTGA
- the rsuA gene encoding 16S rRNA pseudouridine(516) synthase RsuA produces the protein MRLDKFIAQQLGVSRAIAGREIRASRVTVDGDIVKDSAFKLQPDHQVEYDGNSLTQQNGPRYFMLNKPEGYVCSTDDPDHPTILYFLDEPMAHKLHAAGRLDIDTTGLVLMTDDGQWSHRITSPRHHCEKTYRVMLESPVSDNTAEQFAQGVQLHNEKDLTRPATLEVITPTEVRLTISEGRYHQVKRMFAAVGNHVIGLHRERIGAIELDDDLEPGEYRPLTDEEIASVGLAPR, from the coding sequence ATGCGACTTGATAAGTTTATCGCTCAGCAACTCGGCGTAAGCCGCGCTATTGCCGGGCGTGAAATTCGCGCCAGCCGCGTTACCGTGGATGGCGATATTGTGAAAGATAGTGCGTTCAAACTCCAGCCTGACCATCAGGTTGAGTACGACGGTAATTCGCTGACTCAGCAGAATGGTCCGCGCTATTTCATGCTCAATAAACCGGAAGGTTATGTCTGCTCCACCGACGATCCGGATCATCCGACCATTCTCTATTTCCTTGATGAGCCGATGGCGCACAAGCTACACGCCGCCGGGCGTCTGGATATTGACACCACCGGGCTGGTATTAATGACCGACGACGGTCAGTGGTCGCACCGCATTACCTCACCACGCCATCATTGTGAAAAAACGTATCGGGTGATGCTGGAATCGCCGGTGAGCGATAATACGGCGGAACAGTTCGCGCAGGGTGTACAGCTGCATAATGAAAAAGATCTGACCAGGCCGGCCACGCTCGAGGTGATCACACCGACCGAGGTGCGCCTGACCATCAGCGAAGGGCGTTACCATCAGGTGAAACGTATGTTCGCCGCGGTGGGTAACCACGTGATTGGTTTACACCGGGAGCGTATCGGCGCCATCGAGCTTGATGATGATCTGGAACCCGGTGAATACCGCCCGTTAACGGATGAAGAAATTGCCAGCGTTGGCCTGGCTCCACGCTAA
- a CDS encoding cyclic di-GMP phosphodiesterase codes for MFTRYFSSRRKVLIISLLTGLFIALLCGGLQFFSSYHKRAVRFDNLIVDLRLYMESYFTELRTSVDQLQPMTLNRCEDVGSELTSRAAFSLNVRAFLLVKDKIAFCSSATGPMNTPLADLVPEIDLKKPIDMALVPGTPMMPNKSAIVLWYRNPLVNDGGIFTSINLNLTPYLLYTARQDEFAAIALVVGNTAFSTYADHLLHTNELTTPPIRSTRIEELPLQINLYAEAWTREDLLFALLFGVICGISSAVVCYYLSMARANPRKEILTAIKQDQFYVVYQPVVDANDLKMTGVEVLMRWRHPGAGEIPPDAFINFAEAQKLIVPLTLHLFDLILRDAPMLKKRLPPGAKLGINIAPGHLHAESFKEDMRKFAASLPPNHFQVVLEITERNMLQHSEAARLFDWLHHEGFEVAIDDFGTGHSALIYLERFSMDYLKIDRGFVNTISMETVTSPVLDAVITLARRLNMVTVAEGVETVEQAKWLREHGVNFLQGYWISRPMPLDALLTWQEDPGLSRE; via the coding sequence ATGTTCACCCGCTACTTTTCATCCCGCCGTAAGGTGCTGATCATTAGCCTTCTTACCGGCCTGTTTATCGCCCTGCTCTGCGGCGGTTTGCAATTTTTTTCCAGTTACCATAAACGCGCGGTAAGGTTCGATAACCTGATTGTCGATCTTCGACTGTATATGGAGAGCTATTTCACCGAGCTGCGTACCTCTGTCGACCAGTTGCAACCCATGACTTTGAATAGATGTGAGGATGTGGGTTCAGAGCTGACCTCGCGCGCGGCCTTTAGCCTGAACGTTCGCGCATTTCTGCTGGTGAAAGACAAAATCGCTTTTTGCTCTTCGGCCACCGGGCCGATGAACACCCCCCTTGCGGATCTGGTTCCCGAAATTGATCTGAAAAAGCCAATCGATATGGCGCTGGTCCCCGGCACCCCAATGATGCCGAATAAATCCGCCATTGTGCTGTGGTACCGTAACCCGCTGGTAAACGATGGCGGCATTTTTACGTCAATTAACCTCAACCTGACCCCTTACCTTTTATATACAGCCCGTCAGGATGAGTTTGCGGCCATTGCGCTGGTGGTAGGAAACACCGCCTTTTCAACCTATGCCGATCACCTGCTGCATACCAACGAATTAACTACGCCACCCATACGGTCCACCCGCATTGAAGAGTTGCCGCTGCAAATAAATCTCTACGCCGAAGCCTGGACACGAGAAGACTTGCTGTTTGCATTACTGTTCGGCGTGATTTGCGGCATCAGCAGTGCGGTTGTCTGCTACTACCTGTCGATGGCGCGGGCTAACCCAAGAAAAGAGATCCTGACGGCCATTAAGCAGGATCAGTTTTATGTGGTCTATCAGCCGGTTGTAGATGCCAACGATCTAAAAATGACTGGCGTAGAGGTACTCATGCGCTGGCGTCATCCGGGTGCCGGAGAGATCCCGCCTGATGCTTTTATCAACTTTGCTGAAGCACAAAAGTTGATCGTCCCGCTGACGCTGCACCTCTTTGACCTGATACTGCGCGATGCGCCAATGTTAAAAAAACGGCTACCGCCGGGTGCAAAACTGGGGATCAATATTGCTCCAGGCCACCTGCATGCCGAAAGTTTTAAAGAAGACATGCGCAAATTTGCCGCCTCGCTACCGCCGAATCACTTCCAGGTCGTGCTTGAAATTACCGAGCGCAATATGCTGCAGCACAGCGAAGCGGCCCGGCTGTTCGACTGGCTTCATCATGAAGGCTTTGAAGTGGCGATTGATGACTTTGGTACCGGGCATAGCGCGCTCATCTATCTTGAGCGCTTCTCGATGGACTATCTCAAAATCGATCGTGGGTTCGTCAACACCATCAGTATGGAAACGGTTACCTCCCCCGTCCTCGACGCGGTCATTACCCTGGCGCGCCGGCTGAATATGGTCACCGTGGCGGAAGGGGTAGAAACAGTCGAGCAGGCAAAGTGGCTGCGGGAACATGGCGTCAATTTCTTACAAGGATACTGGATTAGTCGCCCTATGCCGCTGGACGCGCTGCTGACGTGGCAAGAAGATCCCGGGCTCAGTCGTGAATAA
- a CDS encoding phosphatase PAP2 family protein — protein sequence MKTRFPQIILLNVAGLALFFSWYLPVNHGFWFPLDSGIFHFFNHKLVESRAFLWLVAITNNRAFDGCSLLAMGCLLLWFWRQASAEGRRRIIIIGLVMLLIAVVLNQLASALIPVKRSSPTLWFSDIYRVSELLHISTKDASKDSFPGDHGMMLLIFAAVVWRYFGHKAFMVALIIFMVFAFPRVMIGAHWFTDIAVGSLSVALIGLPWCLMTPLSDKLIAVFDRYLPHKFNKNKTNN from the coding sequence ATGAAAACACGATTCCCCCAGATAATACTGCTTAATGTCGCTGGCCTGGCGCTCTTCTTCTCATGGTACCTGCCGGTTAACCACGGCTTCTGGTTCCCGCTGGACAGTGGCATCTTCCACTTCTTTAACCATAAGCTGGTGGAGAGTCGTGCCTTCCTGTGGCTGGTCGCCATCACCAATAACCGTGCTTTTGACGGATGTTCGTTACTGGCGATGGGCTGTCTGCTTCTCTGGTTCTGGCGCCAGGCATCGGCAGAAGGACGTCGGCGCATTATTATTATCGGGCTGGTAATGTTATTGATCGCCGTGGTGCTGAATCAACTGGCATCTGCCCTTATTCCGGTGAAACGTTCGAGTCCTACGCTCTGGTTTTCTGATATTTATCGCGTTAGCGAATTGCTGCATATTTCAACGAAAGACGCCTCGAAAGACAGTTTCCCTGGCGATCACGGGATGATGCTGCTTATTTTTGCGGCAGTAGTATGGCGCTATTTCGGTCATAAAGCCTTTATGGTTGCCCTGATTATCTTTATGGTCTTTGCTTTCCCGCGAGTCATGATTGGCGCCCACTGGTTCACCGATATTGCTGTCGGGTCGCTCTCTGTGGCGCTGATTGGTCTTCCCTGGTGTCTGATGACTCCATTAAGTGATAAATTAATCGCCGTGTTCGATCGTTATTTACCTCATAAATTCAACAAAAATAAAACAAATAACTAA
- a CDS encoding extracellular solute-binding protein translates to MILRVMMLLLVALSGFCQAQTIKESYAFAVIGEPKYAINFDHYDYVNPAAPKGGKATLSVIGTFDNFNRYALRGVAAERTESLYDPLFTTSDDEPGSYYPLVAEFARYADDYSWVELTINPKARFHDGTPVSARDVEFTFHKFMTEGVPQFRLVYKGTTVKAIAPLTVRIELAKPNKEDMLSLFSLPVMPEKFWKNHKLSDPISTPPLASGPYRITSWRMGQYVIWSRVKDYWAADLPVNRGRWNFDTLRYDYYLDDNVAFEAFKAGAFDMRLESSAKNWATRYTGRNFERGYIVKDEFKSDSAQDTRWLAFNIQRPVFTDRRVREAITLAFDFEWMNKALFYGAYSRVNSYFQNTEYAATGYPDAAELTLLAPLKGEIPAEVFTSVYQPPVSKGDGYDRNNLLKASKLLDEAGWTLKNQKRVNNQTGKPLTFELLLPSGGNNQWVLPFQHNLERLGVTMTIRQVDNSQITNRMRSRDYDMIPRLWRAMPWPSSDLQLSWASAYIDSTYNSPGVKSPALDALIARIVDAQGDKEKLLPLGRALDRVLTWNYYMLPMWYMAQDRVASWDKFSHPAVRPVYALGFENWWYDVNKAAKLPAERR, encoded by the coding sequence ATGATATTGCGCGTAATGATGCTACTGCTTGTAGCGCTGAGTGGATTCTGTCAGGCGCAGACCATCAAAGAGAGCTACGCGTTCGCCGTCATCGGCGAGCCGAAATACGCCATCAATTTCGATCACTACGATTACGTCAACCCGGCGGCGCCAAAAGGGGGAAAGGCTACCCTTTCCGTTATCGGTACCTTTGATAACTTCAACCGCTATGCTCTGCGCGGCGTGGCCGCCGAACGCACTGAATCACTTTACGATCCCCTCTTCACCACCTCGGACGATGAACCCGGCAGCTACTATCCTCTGGTCGCTGAGTTTGCACGCTACGCTGATGATTATTCCTGGGTGGAGCTTACGATCAATCCGAAAGCGCGCTTTCATGATGGGACACCGGTCAGCGCCCGTGACGTCGAGTTTACCTTTCATAAATTTATGACTGAAGGGGTCCCCCAGTTCCGACTGGTCTATAAAGGCACCACCGTTAAAGCCATCGCGCCGCTTACGGTGCGTATTGAGCTGGCGAAGCCCAATAAAGAGGATATGCTGAGCCTCTTCTCCCTGCCGGTGATGCCAGAGAAATTCTGGAAAAATCATAAACTCAGCGATCCTATCTCCACGCCGCCGCTGGCCAGCGGCCCGTATCGCATTACCAGCTGGCGTATGGGGCAGTATGTCATCTGGTCACGGGTAAAAGATTATTGGGCCGCCGACCTGCCTGTTAACCGCGGCCGCTGGAACTTCGACACCCTGCGCTATGACTATTATCTGGACGATAATGTCGCCTTTGAGGCCTTCAAGGCCGGGGCATTTGATATGCGCCTTGAGAGCAGCGCCAAAAACTGGGCCACCCGCTACACCGGCAGAAATTTCGAGCGCGGCTATATCGTTAAAGATGAGTTTAAGAGCGATTCGGCGCAGGACACCCGCTGGCTGGCGTTTAATATCCAGCGCCCCGTCTTTACCGACCGACGCGTGCGCGAAGCCATTACCCTCGCCTTCGACTTTGAATGGATGAATAAAGCGCTCTTCTACGGTGCCTACAGCCGGGTGAACAGCTATTTTCAAAATACGGAGTACGCCGCAACAGGGTATCCGGACGCCGCTGAGCTGACGCTGCTCGCTCCGCTCAAGGGTGAAATCCCGGCCGAGGTCTTTACCTCCGTCTATCAGCCGCCGGTGTCAAAGGGCGACGGCTACGATCGTAACAACCTGCTTAAAGCCAGTAAATTGCTGGATGAGGCAGGCTGGACGCTGAAAAATCAGAAACGCGTTAATAACCAGACCGGGAAACCGCTCACCTTTGAGCTGCTACTTCCCTCCGGCGGCAATAATCAGTGGGTGTTGCCGTTCCAGCACAACCTCGAACGCCTGGGCGTGACGATGACGATTCGTCAGGTCGATAATTCGCAAATCACCAATCGTATGCGTAGCCGCGATTACGATATGATACCGCGCCTGTGGCGGGCGATGCCATGGCCAAGCTCCGATCTGCAGCTCTCCTGGGCTTCGGCATATATCGACTCCACCTATAACTCCCCGGGAGTAAAAAGCCCGGCCCTCGACGCGCTTATCGCCCGGATCGTTGACGCCCAGGGCGATAAAGAGAAATTGCTGCCGCTCGGGCGGGCACTCGACCGGGTTCTGACCTGGAACTATTACATGCTGCCCATGTGGTATATGGCACAGGATCGCGTCGCCAGCTGGGATAAATTTTCTCACCCGGCGGTACGTCCGGTTTACGCCCTCGGTTTTGAAAACTGGTGGTATGACGTGAACAAAGCGGCGAAATTACCCGCCGAGCGACGGTAA
- the mepS gene encoding bifunctional murein DD-endopeptidase/murein LD-carboxypeptidase has product MVKSQPILRYILRGIPAIAVAVLLSACSTTNTAKNMHPETRVVGSEDASSLQASQDEFETMVRNLDVKSRLMDQYASWKGVRYRLGGSTKKGIDCSGFVQRTFREQFGLELPRSTYEQQEMGKSISRTSLRTGDLVLFRAGSTGRHVGIYIGNDQFVHASTSNGVMISSMNEPYWKKRYNEARRVLTRS; this is encoded by the coding sequence ATGGTCAAATCTCAACCGATTTTGAGATATATCTTGCGGGGGATCCCGGCGATTGCAGTTGCGGTTCTGCTTTCTGCTTGTAGCACAACGAATACCGCGAAGAATATGCATCCTGAGACGCGTGTTGTGGGGTCAGAAGACGCCTCTTCACTGCAAGCCTCTCAGGATGAATTTGAAACAATGGTACGTAATCTGGATGTGAAATCCCGACTTATGGACCAGTATGCCAGCTGGAAAGGCGTTCGTTACCGCCTGGGTGGCAGCACTAAAAAAGGTATTGATTGTTCCGGTTTCGTACAGCGTACTTTCCGTGAGCAGTTTGGTTTAGAACTTCCGCGTTCAACCTATGAACAGCAGGAGATGGGCAAGTCGATTTCGCGTACCAGCTTACGCACCGGCGATTTAGTCCTGTTCCGCGCAGGTTCGACCGGCCGACACGTCGGCATCTATATCGGTAATGATCAGTTCGTCCACGCATCCACCAGCAACGGTGTGATGATCTCCAGTATGAACGAGCCTTACTGGAAGAAGCGCTACAATGAAGCGCGCCGTGTACTGACGCGGAGTTAA
- a CDS encoding Bcr/CflA family multidrug efflux MFS transporter, protein MTNRPHSSFSIVFILGLLAMLMPLSIDMYLPALPVISEQFGVPAGSAQMTLSTYILGFAVGQLLYGPMADSLGRKPVILGGTLVFAGAAVACALAQTIDHLIVMRFFHGLAAAAASVVINALMRDIYPKEEFSRMMSFVMLVTTVAPLIAPMAGGAVLVWFSWHAIFWILALAALLASAMIFFFIKETLPPERRQKFHIRTTLGNFASLFRYKRVLSYMLASGFSFAGMFSFLSAGPFVYIELNHVSPQHFGYYFALNIVFLIVMTLINSRFVRRVGALNMFRAGLWIQFAMAIWMVVTAFFDVGFWSLVVGVAAFVGCVSMVSSNAMAVILDEFPHMAGTASSLAGTFRFGIGAIIGALLSMATFNSAWPMLWSIAFCATGSILFYLYASRPQKTVK, encoded by the coding sequence GTGACCAACAGGCCACACTCGTCATTTAGCATTGTCTTTATCCTTGGCCTGCTGGCCATGCTGATGCCGCTCTCTATCGATATGTACCTGCCCGCACTGCCGGTCATTTCCGAGCAGTTCGGCGTACCGGCAGGCAGCGCGCAAATGACCCTCAGCACCTATATTCTCGGCTTTGCCGTGGGGCAGTTGCTCTACGGGCCGATGGCCGATAGCCTGGGGCGCAAACCGGTTATCCTCGGCGGTACCCTGGTGTTTGCCGGTGCGGCCGTTGCCTGCGCGCTGGCACAGACCATTGACCACCTGATTGTCATGCGTTTCTTCCACGGGCTGGCCGCCGCCGCTGCCAGCGTGGTGATTAATGCCCTGATGCGCGATATCTACCCGAAAGAAGAGTTCTCGCGCATGATGTCCTTCGTCATGCTGGTCACCACCGTGGCGCCGTTGATAGCGCCGATGGCAGGTGGGGCAGTGCTGGTCTGGTTTAGCTGGCACGCTATCTTCTGGATCCTGGCGCTTGCGGCGCTGCTGGCGTCGGCGATGATCTTCTTCTTTATCAAGGAAACTTTGCCGCCTGAACGTCGACAAAAGTTCCACATCCGCACCACGCTCGGCAACTTCGCATCGCTGTTTCGTTATAAGCGGGTGCTGAGCTATATGCTGGCCAGCGGATTCAGCTTCGCGGGGATGTTCTCATTCCTGAGCGCCGGGCCCTTTGTTTACATTGAACTGAACCACGTCTCACCGCAGCATTTCGGCTACTACTTTGCACTGAACATCGTCTTCCTGATTGTGATGACGCTGATCAACAGCCGCTTTGTCCGCCGCGTTGGAGCGCTGAATATGTTCCGTGCCGGGCTGTGGATCCAGTTCGCCATGGCAATCTGGATGGTGGTGACGGCATTCTTCGATGTGGGCTTCTGGTCGCTGGTGGTGGGCGTGGCGGCGTTTGTCGGTTGCGTTTCCATGGTCTCGTCGAACGCGATGGCGGTCATTCTGGATGAGTTCCCGCACATGGCGGGCACGGCGTCGTCGCTCGCCGGGACCTTCCGCTTTGGCATTGGCGCCATTATCGGTGCGTTACTGTCGATGGCCACCTTCAACAGTGCCTGGCCGATGCTCTGGTCCATCGCTTTCTGTGCGACGGGCTCCATTCTTTTCTACCTCTATGCCAGCCGACCCCAAAAAACGGTTAAATGA
- the yejF gene encoding microcin C ABC transporter ATP-binding protein YejF, with amino-acid sequence MTQPLLHIDNLSIAFRQQGETRPVVSDLSLHIDPGETLALVGESGSGKSVTALSVLRLLPSPPAIYPQGDILFQGQSLLHADERTLRGVRGNKIAMIFQEPMVSLNPLHTLEKQLYEVLSLHRGMRKEAARGEMLDCLERTGIRHAAKRLSDFPHQLSGGERQRVMIAMALLTRPELLIADEPTTALDVTVQAQILQLLRELRDELNMSLLFITHNLSIVKKLADRVAVMQSGRCVEQNSAPALFSAPQHPYTQRLLDSEPTGGPVPLAENAPTLLTVNNLSVAFPIRKGLLRREVDSKRVLNKVSFTLRAGETLGLVGESGSGKSTTGLALLRLITSQGEMTFDDKTLHDRNRRQMLPLRHRMQVVFQDPNSSLNPRLNVLQIIEEGLRVHQPALTPAQREAEVIRVMGEVGLDPETRQRYPGAFSGGQRQRIAIARALILRPELIILDEPTSSLDRTVQAQILALLKDLQQQYRLAYIFISHDLQVVQALCHQVIVLRQGEVVEQGECQRVFAAPTQAYTRQLLALR; translated from the coding sequence ATGACGCAGCCCCTTCTGCATATTGATAACCTCTCCATCGCTTTTCGTCAGCAGGGCGAAACGCGTCCGGTAGTGAGCGATCTCTCACTGCATATCGATCCGGGAGAAACGCTGGCGCTGGTGGGTGAATCCGGCTCGGGGAAGAGCGTTACGGCCCTCTCAGTGCTGCGCCTGCTGCCTTCGCCACCGGCCATCTATCCCCAGGGCGATATTCTCTTTCAGGGGCAGTCACTGCTGCATGCCGATGAACGTACCCTGCGCGGCGTGCGAGGCAATAAAATCGCGATGATCTTCCAGGAGCCGATGGTCTCGCTCAACCCACTGCATACCCTTGAAAAACAGCTGTATGAAGTGCTCTCTCTGCATCGGGGGATGCGTAAAGAGGCCGCGCGCGGCGAGATGCTCGACTGTCTGGAGCGCACCGGCATTCGTCACGCGGCCAAACGGCTCTCTGACTTCCCGCATCAGCTCTCGGGAGGAGAGCGCCAGCGCGTCATGATTGCCATGGCCCTGCTCACCCGCCCTGAACTGCTGATTGCCGATGAACCCACCACGGCGCTGGATGTCACGGTACAGGCGCAGATCCTGCAACTGCTGCGGGAATTGCGCGACGAGCTGAACATGAGCCTGCTGTTTATCACCCATAATCTCAGCATCGTTAAAAAGCTTGCCGATAGGGTCGCGGTGATGCAAAGCGGGCGTTGCGTCGAGCAGAACAGCGCCCCTGCCCTGTTTAGTGCTCCGCAACATCCCTACACGCAGCGACTTCTTGATAGTGAACCCACCGGCGGCCCTGTTCCGCTGGCAGAAAATGCCCCGACGCTACTCACCGTAAATAACTTGTCGGTGGCCTTCCCGATACGTAAGGGTCTTTTACGCCGGGAGGTGGATAGCAAACGGGTGCTGAACAAGGTCAGCTTTACCCTTCGGGCAGGTGAAACTCTGGGGCTGGTGGGGGAATCTGGTTCCGGTAAAAGCACCACCGGGCTGGCGCTACTGCGGCTGATTACGTCGCAAGGTGAGATGACTTTCGATGATAAGACGCTGCATGACCGCAATCGCCGTCAGATGCTTCCGTTGCGCCATCGAATGCAGGTGGTTTTCCAGGATCCCAACTCCTCACTCAACCCGCGACTCAATGTCCTGCAGATTATCGAAGAGGGGTTACGCGTACACCAGCCTGCGCTCACCCCGGCGCAGCGAGAAGCCGAGGTGATTCGGGTAATGGGCGAGGTGGGGCTGGATCCCGAAACCCGGCAACGTTATCCGGGGGCCTTTTCCGGCGGTCAACGACAGCGTATCGCCATTGCCCGCGCCTTGATCCTGCGACCGGAGCTGATCATCCTTGATGAACCGACGTCATCGCTGGATCGCACCGTGCAGGCGCAGATTCTGGCGTTACTAAAAGATCTTCAGCAACAGTATCGGCTGGCGTATATCTTCATTAGCCATGACCTGCAGGTCGTGCAGGCGCTTTGCCATCAGGTTATTGTTTTACGTCAGGGAGAGGTTGTCGAGCAGGGAGAGTGTCAGCGCGTGTTTGCCGCGCCGACGCAGGCATATACCCGCCAGCTGTTAGCGTTACGTTGA